GGCGCGAGGACGTGCTGGCGTACGCCAAGGCCCAGCTCGGGGCAGACCGCCTCATTCTCGCGGTGGTGGGCGACTTCGACACGAAGCAGCTCTCCTCCCGGCTGCAGGCCGCGCTGGGCGCCTGGGCCCGGGCGGGCACCGCGGCGCCGGTGGCCCCGGCCTCCCCGGCGGCGAAGGGCCGGCGCGTGCTGCTCGTGGACAAGCCGGACGCCACGCAGACGTACTTCTGGCTGGGCAACACGGGCATTGCCCGGAGCGACCCGGCCCGCGTGGACGTGGGGCTGGCCAACACGGTGCTGGGCGGGCGCTTCACCTCGCTGCTCAACACGGAGCTGCGCGTCAAATCCGGGCTGACCTACGGCGCCAACTCCCTGGTGCTGCGCGACACGCAGCCCGGCGCGGTGGTGCTCAGCTCCTACACGAAGAGCGAGTCCACGGCCCAGGCCATCGACCTGTCGCTCCAGATTCTCGGCCGGTACCGCGAGGGCGGCATGGACGAGACGATGCTGGCCTCCGCCAAGGCCTACGCCCTGGGCCAGTTCCCGCCCACGCTGGAGACGGGCGGGCGCGTGGCCTCGAAGCTCGCGGAGCTGGCCTTCTACGGCCTCGATGCGAGCGACGTGGATGGCTACGCGGACGCGGTGCAGGGCGCCACCCGGGAGCGCGTGCTCGCGGCCATCCAGCGCGTGTACCCCCGCCCGGAGGACCTGACCGTGGTGCTCATCGGCAAGGCCTCCGCCATCCGGGACATGGCGCGCAAGTACGGGCCGGTGACGGAGATGAAGCTCTCCGACAAGGGCTTCTCGCCGCCCGCCGCCAAGCCCTGAGGCCCGGGGCGGCCCGCTACGGCCCCGGGGCGCGGTGGTGGGTCAGGCAGCGCTGGTAGCGCCGGTCCACGGACTGGGCGAACCAGGCCGTGGTGCGCTCCCGGCTCAGCTTCGGGCTCTGGAGCGTCACCTGGGGCAGGCGCGCGTAGGGGGGCGTCTCGCCCGTCACCCGCGCGTAGGTGCCCTTGAGGGCGCGCCACGTCTCGGTCTTCTCGAAGGCGGCCTCCTTCTCCTTGCGCACGTCCTTGCGGAGCTGGCGCTCGCTCAGCTTCGGCGCGTGGCGCTTGCGGAACAGCAGCAGCGCGGAGAGCGTCTGGCTGTCCTC
Above is a genomic segment from Stigmatella erecta containing:
- a CDS encoding M16 family metallopeptidase; this encodes MRTWLGRVVLAVVLVATPALGQGVKLPKATVLELKNGARVLLVEKREIPLISFSAWLRGGSLGDPAGKEGLAALTGELLQKGAGARDAQAFAEAVDGAGGLLTVTSAREALQVDGQFLAKDAALMVELLSDLLMRPRFEAAEFDKARERMASELAAGKDGDPRLLIGTYFHAFHFAGHPYARPPHGSEASVATLRREDVLAYAKAQLGADRLILAVVGDFDTKQLSSRLQAALGAWARAGTAAPVAPASPAAKGRRVLLVDKPDATQTYFWLGNTGIARSDPARVDVGLANTVLGGRFTSLLNTELRVKSGLTYGANSLVLRDTQPGAVVLSSYTKSESTAQAIDLSLQILGRYREGGMDETMLASAKAYALGQFPPTLETGGRVASKLAELAFYGLDASDVDGYADAVQGATRERVLAAIQRVYPRPEDLTVVLIGKASAIRDMARKYGPVTEMKLSDKGFSPPAAKP